TGATTTCGTGAGTGGTATTTACATTGAGGTCCGTAgtttattttgtagttttgctcTGTACACCGACACAGTGGTGCAACAATTAAGATTGATCAAAGTGCAAACGTTCAGCTTTAAGTCAAAGAGGTTTTACAAAGTAATGGCTTAACTGTTTAACAGCTGCATCCAATTTTATACACATTCCCCCATTTTCAGAGAGTCAAAGTTACATAGACAAGCTAGAATATGGATCATAAGGACTGTATTTAATACTTGGCTGACAAACATTTACACTCAATGACAGCCTAAATCTAGAACCCAGAGTCCATGGACATCACCTAATTGTGAGTTTCTATCCTTAAGATGTCCTGGTAGACCTTCACAGCAATCACCTTCTATTGTTGCTTGCTTGCCGTTCTCTCGGCATTCacttttgtatttaataactgGAAAACTTGCTTCCAAAAATATGAGTTTTAGTGTGCATCATATTTGCTGCATTTGACATCTTTGTGCTAGAAATTGCTTCATATATTGTGCAATTATGTCTAAGATCATATAATACTTTAAAGAAATCTTCCTTATTTTACAGAGGCTCCTATTCTTGCACCAATGAAGACTTTGATTCCTCAGAACAGGCTGAAGAATATgccatttctttgccttgaggAATTCTTGGGTTGCTTTTTATTTGACAACCTCTTTAGCCATTTTTTCTTCAAAGCGCCATTCAATCACTTTTGCAGCATATGGCTGAATCAGAGCAGAGAGTATAGGCCTGTGTACTCCTcaattcatcctgctacttctatTAGCAAATACATAATCAATAAACATTAAATAGCTGGTTCTTGGCAGCCATGGCATCACTCCATCACGTCTGATAGATGATGCAgctgtttttctcctcctcctccgtaGTTCTTTCCTCCCATCATTCTGGTAACGGTTCATCCCAGTTTTATCcgcccattttttttcttttacgtGTTTTCCGGTCAAGTCTAATGACCTTcttgttcttgagtgtaactagtggtttgcaccttgttgtaaatTTGCCGTATTTTCATTCATGAAGACGTCTCTCGATTGCAGACTTTGCCTGCCTCCTCGGGGGCGTTCCTGACTCGGTTCCATGCTGTGTGAGTTTTTcttaaccatggaaataattctgtcattttGTGCTCTGGCTCTGAAAGGTTATTTAGCCCACTGATAACTTCCATCATTTGTGCTGACATCTTTTTAGACctcataaataaaaattatatgaAAGCTATAAAATACTAATACAACGCTTTAAATCAGCTTGAGATATTATGCATGTTGCATTTGAAACAACAAGGGAGCAGGCCTCGCCTGACCACTAAACTGTGTGTCACTTAGCAGTTCAATTAATATAGGACCTCTGAAAATGAGGTACTATGTATAAAAACTGATTAATTCCTAAACAtttggttacatttttttttgttgaacccgttgaattaaagctaaaagtcAGTGCTTCAATGACAACTTGATTGTTTTAAAGTCCGctgtggtgtacagaggcaaaactacaaaaattgcCTCTGTGTCCAATAACTTTTGGACCCGAGTGTCTCTGCCTTCATTTCCTCCTGcgtttttgcaggtttttttcaCACGTTCACTGCAGCGCTGCACATTTCCATAAGTTACTCCACAGAGAAGCACGTGAGAACACAAGTGTCGATCACAGTCAGATCCAACATTGGCTGGTCTTTAACCAGCTCCCTCCCTAAGAACAAAGTTAGTATGATTTTGGTGTTTTCATATGAAGATAGCGCAGGCAGCAGTCACCACTAGTGAGCGGGTGTTTTGTATGCAGTCTCCATCCATGTAGCTCCCTGCACTAAACCAAGCTGAATATATATAATAGTGAATCTGTATCACAGTAGCCAGTCTCTGTTTTATGCTTCACATGAGAAATAGGAACTTGGCATCCTGTCTCAGTCCAGTCCCCTCCAACTCCTCCTGGTATTCATGTCTGAAAACTGACTTTGTTCAGCCtttcattcaatttcttttcaatattattataattaaagTGTGCTTTCTActattctttatttctttcgTATTTAAAGTGTTACAATGGCAAACAGCAATACTAAATATGCTACTGGTTTCAATTAATAAGGTCAGCGTATGTGTAACGTACACTTGTCTACCAGGTGCAGACTACCTGTTGTATGACCAGGGATGGAGAAGCTGGCTAAAGGATTGGTGGAGGTAAATGCAGAGGAGCTAAAATGGCTTATTTCAGACAGTAGCATGGCCTAGTAAAGCTAAAtagggattattttgaactgtgaatcatgcaaattACTTTAGTAAAGcgcaagaataaaaatatggagctgagaataaaagagaataaaggcttcctttaaaattcattcttcttttctgtttgtttcttcgtgttttttttatgttatttagttttatattatttaatgtGGCCTTTATTGGCCAGTTGACAAACTAGAAAGAAGCCCACACGTCAGTCATGAAGTTAAAAGGACACCCAAAAGATCTGACAGCGTCACCGACTAGTTTAGCTCACATTGTTTAAGATCGCTCATTATTATTTGCCTAACCCTTACAGTGTATCTCAGATATCAAGAAAGGGAATGATGGATTTCTGGTTCAACACCTTCAGATTTTTCTGATGGTCATTTATGAAAGCAGATATATTTTGAAAATTCCATAAATGTGTCTTGAATTTCTGTAAATGCTTTTGCTCTTGACTTTGACTGTTTGCCTGCATGCCACCAAAACCTGCTCAAATATGATTTATCAGTAGCACTACAAACTAAATTACTTATGCtgctaataaaatataaatatttgtttatacATATCATGGTCAGACTGATGGATTTGGATAAGTGTGTCaatgagaagaaaaacacaacagccagATGAAGAACAGAGAAAAGATTACTTTTAGATATGCATTATCTGACTGtccaaaataaaagtgaaaataaaggtGGTTGCAAATGGAGAATTTGAGGACTTTTTAGTTGTAGAAGTTTCTGATGTGTAGTTAAACAAGTCCCACCCAGTAAAGTAACCGTGTTGATCCGTCCACAGACCTGACATAACACAGCATGTTGAAAGAGTAGGTTTGTCTGTGCAGTCCTCCCTTCTCAGGTTTATTCAGGCCCAGCGATGTGGACCCCAGCCCATAATCCTCCTGCAGACACACCTGTAGAGGAGAGTATAAAGACCCGAGACTCAACTGTGTCAGACACGAAGCTCCGAGGAgtctctccacagcagctctgCAAAGAAGCTCCACAGCTACCAGACCCACTCTGAAGATGAGTCCCTCTgtcagcctgctgctgctgctcctgctcgGCCTCTCTCAGGCTCATCCTCTCatggaggaaagaggaggaggagagggccaGGTGGAGGAAGACCACACCATCGATATCACCACCAGGATTCTGACCGCAAACAACGGCAGCAATGAGATCCTGCTGGAAGGAGACATCCTGCTTCCAAAAAGCAGAAATGCCATTAAATGCCAGAGTTACCAGAGCTGCCTGTGGCAGAAAGACAACAACGGCCTGGTGACGATTCCCTTCACCATCAGCAGTGAGTACAGCAGCGGGGAAACGCAGCTGATCAGAAATGCCTTGCAGTCCTTCCACAGCCAGACTTGTGTCCGCTTTGTCGACCGTCAGAACCAGAAGGACTACATCAGCATCGAGAGCCAGAACGGATGCTTCTCTCCTCTGGGCAGACAGGGAGGGAAACAGGTCCTGTCTCTCAACAGGCAGGGCTGCGTCTACTTTGGCGTCGTCCAGCACGAGGCCAACCACGCTCTGGGCTTCCAGCACGAGCAGACCAGGAGCGACCGCGACTACTACGTCAGGATCAACTGGGAGAACATCGACCCACAGATGGCCTACAACTTCGACAAGCAGGACACCAACAACCTCAACACTCCCTACGACTACTCCTCCGTAATGCACTATGAAAGAACAGCCTTCTCCATCAATGGCAGGGAAACCATCACCCCCATCCCCAACCCCAACGTCCAGATTGGCCAGAGGCAGGGCATGTCCTACTGGGACATCAGGAGGATCAACCTGCTGTACGGCTGCTGAAAACACACCTTAGCTTGTCTGATTTGAAGTTTTCATTTGTTCCCAAAGGTTCTTTTATCAATGCATTTTCAGTGTGTTAATATTCTCTTCAAAAAAgtcaaacacaaaaataaagtgCATTAAAATGGTGTTTTGAACATGTGTGGCTTCATCTGGTTAGCAACATTTATGTTCCTTTGGTCTGGATCAGATGCTCCTGATGGTATTACACGGTGTTTGTTCAAACTTTCATTGATTTCAACGAGCACcgtgacagagcctccaccatgtttcacAGATGGCTGTAGGCACTCACTGCTGTACCTCAGTCCTGACTTCCTCCATATATACTGATGATCTGAAGCAAAATCTAATTCTAATTCAGGTCCTGTGTAAGAATTTGTTCCTATTTCTTAGGGTAATTAACTCTAATATCCAGTTTTcccatattattattattattatttcagaatcagaatcagaatcagaatcgtgtttattggccaagtatatgtgcagacaaatacaaggaatttggttccggtagatggtggctctcaagcacagcaatgtaaaaacacacacacacacacacacacacctatatgtacattacgcatgcatacacatacatacacaaagctgtgtaaaccaactataaataactaaacttatgtacataaaatacagaaatgaaatgaggtggaatgaatactacagaatgtacataaggtgcagttgcagtctggcagtgggaagcagtgtgacaggtcaactgtttaggagggagatggcgaggggaaagaaagtgttcctgtgtcgggtggtcttggtttgcaggcttctgtaccgtctgccagagggcagcaggtcaaaaagtctgtgtccagggtgtgaggggtctgtgacgattttccctgcccgtttcctggttcttgagaggtacagatcctggatggagggcaggggggcaccgatgatcctttctgctgcccgtacagtccgctgcagtctgctcctgtcctgtttagtggctgcaccataccagactgtgatggaggagcacaggacagactcaatgactgcagtgtagaactggatcagcagctcctgtggaagactgtacttccccagttgtctcaggaagtacatcctctgctgggtctttttgaggatggagttgatgttggtctcccacttcaggtcctgggagatggtggtacccaggaacttgaagatctccacagtcgacacagggctgtctgatatgatgagggggggcagagttggggggtgtctcctgaagtccactgtcatctctacagttttaagagtgttcagctccagattgtgctgactgcaccagagtaccagccactcaacttcctgccggtatgcagactcatcaccatcctgaatgaggccaatgacggtggtgtcatctgcaaactttaggagtttaacagccgagttcttggaggtgcagtcattagtgtagagggagaacagtagtggtgagaggacacatccttgaggggcaccagtactgagggaccgagtttcagaggtgatctcccccagcctcacttgttgctttctgtttgtcaggaagctggtgatccactgacagatagctggagacacgctgagctgggagagtttggaagagagaagttcaggcacgatggtgttaaaagccgaactaaagtccacaaacaggatcctggcataagttcccgggcggtcgaggtgttgcaggatgtaatgcagccccatattcactgcatcatccaccaacctgtttgcccggtaggcaaactgcagagggtccagctggtggcctgtaatgtccttcagatgggcTAACACCAGTCGTTCGAAGGATTTCAAGACCACAGACGTCAAGGCGATAGGTCTGTAGTTGTTCAGTCCTGTGATGGTAGGTTTCTTgggaacagggatgatggtggagcgtttgaagcaggatggaacttcacacagctccagggatctgttgaagatgtgagtgaagatgggagccagctgttcagcacaggtcttgaggcaggagggtgaaacaccgtctggtccgggggctttcctgggcttctgtttctgaaatagtcggctcacatcctcagtgtgtattctgagttccagggaggaggaaaggggggtggg
The genomic region above belongs to Pelmatolapia mariae isolate MD_Pm_ZW linkage group LG15, Pm_UMD_F_2, whole genome shotgun sequence and contains:
- the LOC134642916 gene encoding high choriolytic enzyme 1-like, coding for MSPSVSLLLLLLLGLSQAHPLMEERGGGEGQVEEDHTIDITTRILTANNGSNEILLEGDILLPKSRNAIKCQSYQSCLWQKDNNGLVTIPFTISSEYSSGETQLIRNALQSFHSQTCVRFVDRQNQKDYISIESQNGCFSPLGRQGGKQVLSLNRQGCVYFGVVQHEANHALGFQHEQTRSDRDYYVRINWENIDPQMAYNFDKQDTNNLNTPYDYSSVMHYERTAFSINGRETITPIPNPNVQIGQRQGMSYWDIRRINLLYGC